A genomic region of Sarcophilus harrisii chromosome 6, mSarHar1.11, whole genome shotgun sequence contains the following coding sequences:
- the LOC100919542 gene encoding olfactory receptor 5W2-like: MENYSIPTEFILLGITSDPELKVILFVLFLIIYLVILIANLGMIILIKIDPQLHLPMYFFLSHMSFCDLCYSTAIGPKMLVDFFAKDKSISFTGCALQFYFFCSFVDSECLLLAVMAFDRYTAISNPLLYTVNMSSQVCYLLIAGVYMVGMMDALLHTTLTFTLSFCKSNEINHFFCDVPPLLLISCSDTYVNEIVIFTVFGFIEMVTISVVLISYCYIILSVFKMHSTESRYKTFSTCTSHLTAVTIFQGTLLFMYFRPSSAYSLAQDKMTSLFYTLVIPMLNPLIYSLRNKDVKGALGKLKKKTCF; the protein is encoded by the coding sequence ATGGAGAATTACTCGATCCCAACTGAATTCATCCTCTTGGGAATCACTAGTGATCCAGAGCTAAAAGTGATCCTTTTTGTCCTCTTCCTCATCATTTATTTGGTAATTCTTATAGCAAATCTTGGGATGATTATCTTAATCAAGATAGACCCCCAGCTCCATTTGCCCATGTACTTCTTCCTAAGCCACATGTCCTTCTGTGACCTCTGTTACTCCACAGCAATAGGACCCAAGATGTTGGTGGACTTCTTTGCCAAAGACAAATCTATTTCCTTCACTGGTTGTGCTCTacaattctatttcttctgttCCTTTGTAGATTCTGAATGCTTATTGTTAGCCGTTATGGCCTTTGACCGTTACACGGCCATAAGCAATCCTCTGCTTTATACAGTAAATATGTCTAGTCAGGTTTGCTACTTATTGATTGCTGGTGTCTACATGGTAGGGATGATGGATGCTCTGCTCCATACTACATTAACCTTCACACTGAGTTTCTGCAAGTCCAATGAGATTAATCATTTTTTCTGTGATGTTCCTcctcttttattaatttcttgtTCTGATACCTATGTCAATGAGATAGTGATCTTCACTGTGTTCGGTTTTATTGAAATGGTGACCATTTCAGTAGTCCTCATTTCTTATTGTTACATAATTCTCTCTGTATTTAAGATGCACTCCACTGAGAGCagatacaaaacattttcaaccTGTACTTCTCACTTAACTGCAGTCACAATCTTCCAGGGAACTCTCCTTTTTATGTACTTCAGGCCAAGTTCTGCCTATTCACTAGCCCAAGACAAAATGACCTCCTTATTTTATACTCTTGTCATTCCCATGTTAAACCCTTTGATCTACAGTTTGAGAAACAAAGATGTGAAAGGGGccctgggaaaactgaaaaagaaaacatgtttttaa
- the LOC100915630 gene encoding olfactory receptor 5I1 — MLEGNYTLVTEFILLGFPTRPELQVVLFLVFLFMYSMILMGNIGLMTLIKVDPRLQTPMYFFLSNLSFVDLCYSSVIVPKMLVNFLSKNKSISYYGCALQFYFFCTFADTESFILAAMAYDRYVAICNPLLYTVVMSRGICVWLIVLSYIGGNLSSLVHTSFAFILTYCDKNIINHFFCDLPPLLKLSCTDTSINELLLSTYGSSVEIICFIIIIISYFFILLSVLKIRSSSGRKKTFSTCASHLTSVAIYQGTLLFIYSRPSYLYSPNTDKVISVFYTIVIPVLNPLIYSLRNKDVKDAAKKVLSIKVSSS, encoded by the coding sequence ATGCTTGAAGGAAATTACACCTTAGTAACTGAATTTATTCTACTGGGATTTCCCACAAGACCAGAACTGCAAGTTGTCCTATTTCTGGTGTTTCTATTCATGTACAGCATGATTCTAATGGGGAATATTGGCTTGATGACGTTAATCAAAGTGGATCCGCGTCTTCAGACtccaatgtattttttccttagcaATCTGTCCTTTGTAGATCTTTGCTATTCTTCAGTCATTGTCCCAAAAATGCTAGTCAATTTCCTTTCGAAAAACAAATCAATCTCCTATTATGGTTGTGCACtccagttttactttttttgtacttttgctGACACAGAGTCCTTCATCTTGGCTGCTATGGCTTATGATCGCTATGTAGCTATCTGTAATCCACTGTTATATACTGTTGTGATGTCTCGTGGCATTTGTGTGTGGTTAATTGTCTTGTCCTATATTGGTGGCAACTTGAGCTCCTTGGTACACACATCTTTTGCCTTCATATTAACATACTGTGACAAGAACATTATCAATCACTTTTTCTGTGACCTCCCCCCATTACTCAAGCTTTCCTGCACTGATACCTCCATCAATGAACTTTTACTCTCCACTTATGGCAGTTCTGTAGAAATCATctgtttcatcatcatcatcatctcttacTTTTTTATTCTCCTCTCTGTCCTGAAGATTCGCTCCTCCAGCGGGAGGAAGAAAACTTTCTCCACATGTGCCTCCCACCTGACCTCTGTGGCCATCTACCAGGGAACACTCCTCTTTATTTACTCCCGGCCCAGTTATCTCTATTCACCTAATACTGACAAAGTGATTTCAGTCTTCTATACCATTGTGATCCCTGTATTGAATCCATTGATTTATAGCCTGAGGAACAAGGATGTAAAAGATGCAGCCAAAAAAGTTCTAAGTATAAAGGTATCATCATCGTGA